ttccgcCAGCAGGTCCAGCCCTGGCACCCCAGCTCCACGCTCCTCCACGAgtcggccctcgccgtcctgcgcctcgaCCCGGCCAAGTTCTGGGAGTAcagcgccgccctcttcgacGCCCAAAAGGACTTCTTCGACGTAAACGTCGTCAACGAGCCCCGCAACCAGAcgtaccgccgcctcgccaagctggccgccgcccgcgtcgggctcgacgaggccaaggtctACGCCCTCCTCGAGGTCCCCGACAAGCCCGCCCCGGACGGCTCCCTCAACGTCGGCAACCAGGTGACCAACGACCTCAAGCTGCTCACCAAGATGaaccgcctcgtcggcgtccacgTCACGCCCACGGTCGTCTTTGATGGTGTCGTCCACGAcaccagctccagctggACCGTCGACCAGTGGAAGGAGTGGCTCGACAAGAACGTTGTCTAGGTCCTGGCGAATTGGGATACGATTGGCTTAGTAGCTGTATACACTTGATTGGCTCCATAATCGCAGCTTTCATGAGGAAAGTTGGCGCTCTGATTTCAGGCTGCTTGGACACTAGTCAAGGTGTGTTGGTTAGCTGGGCAGAGCATTACCAGGGATCTATGTACCAAGGAAAAAAGTGAATTGCTACTGATACAGGCGCCTTTCACTATTCATACAGCCGTCAATGCTTTCTAGTATCACAGAGTGGAAGCCGAACCTTCCCACCTTCTCAAACCCTCGTGATCGAGAAGAggcaccacccaccccgtGTAAGCCGTTTGCTGTCGGGCCACCTCATCCAATTGAAGCAATGAAGGCCGGCACACGAGGCCGGTTAACAAGAATGGGGGCTCTAGAGATTTTGAAGTGATACTTTTCTCAGCGCATGCCGTAGGAATGTGTTGATTGACATAAGATGCCGGTCCTCATAGACCCCCATTCGTCTTTTCACGCCGGCGACAGGTGTAGGGTAGGTCACTTCTTCCAGTCGCGCAGCCTGGCTCTCTCCATCTTTTCCAACGACATCTCATCTCATGCGCATCAATCTCATGTcaacaacagcaccagccacgccatcatcaccgcaGCCATGCTACCATTCAGGATAGCAGCCTCCCGGGCATGCACACTCATACAGTTCATACACACCGCGCCCTTGACGCGCGCATCCCGCGtgcaaccaccaccacggctacggctcctcctcctcctgcagATGCAGCGGCAACCACAGCGCCGATGCCTCgcctcaacaccaccaccaccaccaccggccgccgcgccgaaaCTCGGCACAGCACCGGGACCTGAGCTGCAGAGGCAagcccgcgcggcggctcagAGCCCGAAGCAGTACGGTACGTTTCTCCAGCAGCGCTCGCCCCCGCGTTTTCGGAGTCGTTTCAAGGGCTAAATGGAGATGGGACGCCTGCAGAAGTTCCCGAGCGCCTCATCATCTACCACGCCGGCACCGGGCGCACCACCTTCCTCGCCATGCTCAAGCTCACgagcctcctcgtcggggcCTTTTTctgcttcgtcgccgtccccggcTACGTCAAGGCGGACAAGCCAtggggcgaggccgccggagGTGCGCTTGTCCTCTTCCCCCTGTCCCTTTTCCCCCGTCTCCGGTTTCCCCATTTCCCCCTCTCTGCCCGTCAGTGCAAAGCCTCCGGTTCGCATGGTGGAGTGAGAGGACAGGACGAAGCATAACTTACAGAGAATAAGAAACACTGCCGCTGACATGAAGCCACACCTAAAACCAGTCGCGCTCTGCGGCATCCTCCCCTTCGCCTTTGTCGCCTACACGACGGCACCCTTCGTCACGCACGTCCACATccacctgccgcccgcggcgcgccacTCGCGCGCAACCCTCGCGCGCTTCGttgccgccatgcccgcctcgacgcgcctcaccctcaccaccatgagcgccatcgccaagccCCGCTACAGCGACGTCCGCGCCGGTGACTTGATGcgaccggccgccgcgtcgggccctctctcgtcgccgccgtcgtctgcggcCGGGC
This region of Purpureocillium takamizusanense chromosome 9, complete sequence genomic DNA includes:
- a CDS encoding uncharacterized protein (EggNog:ENOG503NXUU), giving the protein MAVPPRFAAHKLEFGSPPAAPTASSSVPHTTHTLELYVDYCCPFSAKQFLTLTRDVFPLVRANPSWAALLAVVFRQQVQPWHPSSTLLHESALAVLRLDPAKFWEYSAALFDAQKDFFDVNVVNEPRNQTYRRLAKLAAARVGLDEAKVYALLEVPDKPAPDGSLNVGNQVTNDLKLLTKMNRLVGVHVTPTVVFDGVVHDTSSSWTVDQWKEWLDKNVV
- a CDS encoding uncharacterized protein (EggNog:ENOG503P3TQ~TransMembrane:2 (n11-18c26/27o107-131i143-162o)), coding for MLPFRIAASRACTLIQFIHTAPLTRASRVQPPPRLRLLLLLQMQRQPQRRCLASTPPPPPPAAAPKLGTAPGPELQRQARAAAQSPKQYEVPERLIIYHAGTGRTTFLAMLKLTSLLVGAFFCFVAVPGYVKADKPWGEAAGVALCGILPFAFVAYTTAPFVTHVHIHLPPAARHSRATLARFVAAMPASTRLTLTTMSAIAKPRYSDVRAGDLMRPAAASGPLSSPPSSAAGPTTHQQQQTQQPQQQKKQQQRARRPGTRFGIVNYVRDAAEENAARKWYELRAVDAFYVQESSSRSSAAATGPRRKRGEAAATVMASPGRRGRAVVETWIWDAVRDKIALRAAKEV